From Triticum aestivum cultivar Chinese Spring chromosome 4A, IWGSC CS RefSeq v2.1, whole genome shotgun sequence, a single genomic window includes:
- the LOC123082516 gene encoding UDP-glycosyltransferase 73C11-like, which translates to MAPATATAIETSIILPPHFVLVPLIGQGHTIPMSDLACLLAGRGVRVSLVTTPVNAARLQGVADRARRAMLPLEIVELPFPPADDGLPPGSTAGIDSFLRLFLDLYRLAGPLEAYVRALPRRPSCIISDACNPWTAGVARSVGVPRLFFHVPSIFYSLCDLNVATYGKGDHDTSYVVPGMPMRVEMTKETWSSSFYTTPEWEEFTKEAREGMRSSDGAVMNTFMGLEQEFITSYEAALGKPVWALGPFLLGNRRDEEAVYHSAVTAWLDKMDQSTVIYVNFGSLVQMPPKQLYEVGHGLEDSEKPFLWVVKESETALPEVQEWLQALEARTAGQGLIVHGWAPQLTIMSHHAVGGFMTHCGWNSLLESIAHGVPVVTWPQFSDQFLNERLVVEVLGVGVPLMPSGNNRAVMRGHIARAVSELMGDGAVVEDRRKKCKDYGERAHASVAKGGSSHENLTRLLQSFMPSGSKEL; encoded by the coding sequence ATGGCGcccgcgacggcgacggcgataGAGACATCCATAATCCTTCCACCACACTTTGTTCTCGTCCCGCTCATCGGGCAGGGCCACACCATCCCCATGTCGGACCTTGCCTGCCTCCTCGCGGGACGCGGTGTGAGAGTGAGCCTCGTTACAACACCTGTCAACGCCGCGCGTCTACAGGGTGTAGCCGACAGGGCGCGGCGCGCCATGTTGCCCCTGGAGATAGTTGAGCTCCCGTTCCCGCCGGCCGACGACGGGCTGCCCCCTGGCAGCACCGCCGGCATCGACAGCTTCCTCCGGTTGTTCCTGGACCTCTACAGGCTGGCCGGGCCGCTCGAGGCCTATGTGCGCGCGCTGCCGCGGCGCCCCAGCTGCATCATCTCCGACGCTTGCAACCCGTGGACAGCCGGCGTCGCAAGGAGCGTCGGGGTCCCGCGGCTCTTCTTCCACGTGCCTTCCATCTTCTACTCGCTATGCGACCTGAACGTGGCAACGTATGGCAAGGGCGACCACGACACGTCGTACGTCGTGCCGGGCATGCCGATGCGCGTAGAGATGACCAAGGAGACATGGTCGTCCTCCTTCTATACCACACCCGAGTGGGAGGAGTTCACCAAGGAGGCGCGGGAGGGCATGCGCTCATCCGATGGCGCCGTGATGAACACCTTCATGGGCCTCGAGCAAGAGTTCATCACTTCCTATGAAGCGGCACTTGGCAAGCCTGTCTGGGCGCTTGGGCCCTTTTTGCTCGGTAACCGGCGGGACGAGGAGGCCGTCTACCATAGCGCGGTCACCGCTTGGCTCGACAAGATGGACCAGAGCACGGTCATTTATGTCAATTTTGGCAGCTTGGTGCAGATGCCTCCCAAGCAGCTGTACGAGGTTGGACACGGCCTCGAGGACTCTGAGAAGCCGTTCCTTTGGGTGGTGAAGGAGTCTGAGACGGCGTTGCCAGAAGTGCAAGAGTGGCTCCAAGCCCTGGAGGCACGCACGGCAGGGCAGGGACTCATAGTGCATGGTTGGGCGCCTCAGCTCACCATCATGTCGCACCACGCCGTAGGCGGCTTCATGACCCACTGTGGGTGGAACTCCCTGCTAGAGTCCATCGCGCACGGCGTGCCTGTCGTGACGTGGCCTCAGTTCAGCGACCAGTTCCTCAACGAGAGGCTGGTCGTGGAAGTACTTGGGGTCGGCGTGCCCTTGATGCCGTCCGGTAACAACAGGGCCGTGATGCGGGGGCACATTGCGCGAGCAGTGTCAGAGCTGATGGGCGATGGGGCTGTGGTAGAGGACAGGAGGAAAAAGTGCAAGGATTACGGGGAGAGAGCTCATGCATCCGTAGCGAAAGGAGGATCGTCGCACGAAAACCTGACGCGGCTATTACAGAGCTTCATGCCGAGTGGCAGCAAGGAACTGTAG